One window from the genome of Fodinicurvata sediminis DSM 21159 encodes:
- a CDS encoding DUF4112 domain-containing protein, with protein METAQRLARLERLADLLDTRWRIPGTSLRFGLDGVASILPLAGDTATACVSGYLIWQSARLGASRMALLGMAANVALDWAVGSIPLLGTLFDVGFKANRRNMRLLRRHLERKAKS; from the coding sequence GTGGAGACTGCCCAGCGCCTGGCCCGGTTGGAGCGTCTGGCCGACCTGCTCGACACCCGTTGGCGCATACCGGGGACCTCCCTCCGATTCGGACTGGATGGCGTGGCCAGTATCCTGCCTTTGGCCGGGGATACGGCAACGGCCTGCGTGTCGGGCTATCTGATCTGGCAGTCCGCGCGTCTGGGCGCTTCGCGCATGGCGCTGTTGGGCATGGCTGCCAATGTGGCCCTGGACTGGGCCGTTGGGTCGATCCCCCTGCTGGGCACGCTTTTCGATGTGGGCTTCAAGGCCAACCGCAGGAACATGCGCCTGTTGCGTCGGCACCTGGAGCGCAAAGCCAAGAGCTGA
- a CDS encoding sterol desaturase family protein: MELTLENLLAWKGIVVAVWFAGFFVLERLFPAAPYPEGRGKAVSGGLLARLAVSVQRVIRNLGLWLLNTGLSPLVVLPLSVWAASHALDWRPQWWTGLPGLALDLMILDFLIYWWHRANHEFAFLWRFHEVHHLDRFLDSSSALRFHFGEVLLSAMARAGVIVLLGFPVSSILVFEALVLLASIFHHSNLRLPPGLETALSRLFITPSIHWVHHHKVRRDTDSNYGTLFSFWDPLFGSRSSKARDPDMPIGVEREEERPYLKLLLRPFRLRG, translated from the coding sequence ATGGAGCTGACTCTCGAGAATCTGCTTGCCTGGAAGGGCATTGTCGTTGCCGTCTGGTTTGCCGGTTTTTTCGTGCTCGAACGGCTTTTCCCGGCCGCCCCCTATCCGGAAGGCCGGGGAAAGGCTGTGTCCGGGGGACTCCTCGCCCGGCTTGCGGTCTCGGTACAGCGTGTGATCCGCAACCTAGGGCTCTGGTTGCTAAATACCGGCCTGTCACCCCTGGTGGTCCTGCCGCTGTCGGTCTGGGCCGCGAGTCATGCACTCGACTGGCGGCCCCAGTGGTGGACGGGCCTGCCGGGTCTCGCGCTGGATCTCATGATCCTGGACTTCCTGATCTACTGGTGGCATCGCGCAAACCATGAGTTTGCATTCCTCTGGCGCTTCCATGAAGTCCATCACCTGGACCGTTTCCTGGACAGCAGCAGTGCGTTGCGGTTTCATTTCGGGGAGGTGTTGCTGTCGGCAATGGCGCGCGCCGGCGTGATCGTGCTTCTGGGGTTTCCGGTCAGTTCGATCCTGGTCTTCGAAGCCCTGGTCCTGCTGGCCAGCATTTTCCATCATTCGAACCTGCGCCTGCCTCCTGGCCTGGAAACGGCATTGTCCAGGCTGTTCATCACACCCTCGATCCACTGGGTGCATCACCACAAGGTCCGGCGCGACACTGATTCCAACTACGGAACCCTGTTCAGTTTCTGGGATCCCCTCTTCGGCTCGCGCAGCTCGAAGGCACGCGACCCGGACATGCCGATCGGCGTGGAGCGGGAAGAGGAGCGTCCCTATCTGAAGCTGCTGCTGCGTCCCTTCCGGCTGCGCGGGTAG
- a CDS encoding LolA family protein translates to MRPIPSILESTPQSRASLSVRPLALLLALFALLLSPLSASASLDELDQEQREILEEVEEYLNGIGTMEGRFAQVTSTGNYAEGEVALRRPGRMRFEYDSPNPTLLVADGFNLTVYDRELEEATMLPLRQTPLWLLLREDVSFAADDLEVLGVRERDGTVAILLQQADEPGMGSIEIQLTRDPMTLKRWIVTDAQGVETTVSLANLSYDVEFEPRTFNVQNLPGVMAPGMDPRNQNRGR, encoded by the coding sequence ATGCGCCCTATCCCGAGCATTCTCGAGAGCACACCGCAGTCCAGAGCAAGCCTCTCCGTCCGGCCGCTGGCCCTTCTGCTGGCCCTGTTCGCGCTGCTTCTCTCCCCCTTGTCTGCCAGCGCGTCGCTGGACGAGCTGGACCAGGAACAACGTGAGATCCTGGAAGAGGTCGAGGAATACTTGAACGGCATTGGCACCATGGAAGGCCGTTTCGCGCAGGTGACTTCGACAGGCAACTATGCCGAAGGCGAGGTGGCACTGCGGCGGCCGGGGCGCATGCGATTCGAGTACGACAGTCCCAACCCCACGCTGCTGGTGGCCGATGGCTTCAATCTGACGGTCTATGATCGTGAACTGGAGGAAGCCACCATGCTGCCCCTGCGCCAGACGCCGCTCTGGCTGCTGTTGCGCGAAGACGTTTCCTTTGCCGCTGACGACCTTGAAGTCCTCGGCGTCCGCGAGCGCGACGGCACCGTCGCCATCCTGCTGCAGCAGGCGGACGAACCCGGCATGGGCAGCATCGAGATCCAGCTGACCCGGGACCCTATGACCCTGAAGCGCTGGATCGTGACCGATGCACAGGGGGTTGAGACGACCGTTTCGCTGGCGAATCTCTCCTATGATGTCGAGTTCGAACCGCGCACCTTCAACGTCCAGAACCTTCCCGGCGTCATGGCCCCGGGCATGGATCCGCGCAACCAGAACCGCGGACGCTGA
- a CDS encoding aminotransferase class I/II-fold pyridoxal phosphate-dependent enzyme has protein sequence MTSTSPASSNATAQARRDPRVYQPFMRLSHLLDGEKPGASPLPDGAPISLSIGDPQLPTPPLLAETLAAYPNDWSYYPPFRGTPDFRAACHDWLVRRYGLSPDTLDADRQILPLPGSREGLFFATLTAINRGAAEGRTKVLIPSPGYHVYAGGALAAGAEPVFVPARADNNFLPNYEGLPADVLDRTAIAFFCSPSNPEGAVASREQWRAWIELAQRHGFVLAADECYADIYTDEPPAGLLEAVQGPAGTDGLLTFHSLSKRSSAAGLRSGFVAGDGELVDGIDAFMRYGGASVPTPVLHASAALWRDEAHVVETRCYYRTLFEMAEEKLWAKTGWRMPAGGFFAWLQVGDGEAFALRAWKEAGLRVLPGRYLCPDEEGADPADNPGAPYIRVALVHEPQVTEKALDRLAEML, from the coding sequence ATGACCTCCACCTCTCCTGCTTCGTCAAACGCCACAGCCCAGGCCCGCCGCGACCCGCGCGTCTACCAGCCCTTCATGCGGCTTTCGCATCTTCTGGACGGAGAGAAGCCCGGCGCCTCCCCCCTGCCCGACGGCGCCCCCATCAGCCTATCCATAGGCGACCCCCAGCTGCCGACGCCGCCCCTGCTGGCCGAAACACTGGCGGCCTATCCCAATGACTGGTCATACTATCCGCCGTTTCGCGGCACCCCGGATTTCCGGGCCGCCTGCCATGACTGGCTGGTCCGGCGTTATGGCCTGTCCCCGGACACCCTGGATGCCGACCGCCAGATCCTGCCGCTTCCGGGCAGCCGCGAAGGCCTGTTCTTCGCGACCCTGACGGCCATCAACCGCGGCGCGGCCGAGGGGCGCACCAAGGTCCTTATCCCCTCACCCGGCTATCACGTCTATGCCGGCGGTGCGCTTGCTGCCGGCGCCGAGCCCGTCTTTGTCCCGGCCCGCGCCGACAACAACTTCCTGCCCAATTACGAAGGCCTGCCCGCGGACGTCCTGGACCGTACGGCGATCGCCTTTTTCTGCTCACCCTCAAATCCGGAAGGCGCAGTGGCTTCGCGCGAACAGTGGCGCGCCTGGATCGAGTTGGCACAACGTCATGGATTCGTGCTGGCTGCCGACGAGTGTTACGCTGACATCTATACGGACGAACCGCCGGCCGGACTGCTGGAGGCCGTCCAGGGCCCCGCGGGCACGGACGGCCTGCTGACCTTCCATTCCCTGTCCAAGCGCTCCAGTGCTGCCGGCTTGCGCTCCGGCTTCGTGGCCGGTGACGGAGAACTGGTGGACGGGATCGACGCCTTCATGCGCTATGGCGGCGCCAGTGTCCCCACGCCTGTTCTACATGCCAGTGCGGCCCTGTGGCGCGACGAGGCTCACGTGGTGGAAACGCGCTGCTACTACCGCACCCTGTTCGAGATGGCCGAGGAAAAGCTCTGGGCCAAGACCGGCTGGCGCATGCCGGCGGGCGGATTCTTCGCCTGGCTCCAGGTGGGCGATGGCGAGGCCTTCGCGTTGCGCGCCTGGAAGGAAGCGGGCCTGCGCGTGCTGCCCGGCCGTTATCTCTGCCCGGACGAAGAAGGAGCGGATCCGGCAGACAACCCAGGTGCCCCCTATATCCGGGTGGCCCTGGTCCACGAGCCGCAGGTCACAGAGAAGGCGCTGGACCGTCTGGCGGAAATGCTCTAG
- a CDS encoding DNA translocase FtsK: MAASRSTSTAKRTRLLPSGTGGFLRLRLIELAGLGIILAGLVLAAICFSYDPQDPSLNRAARDQVNNLLGLPGAYLADILMQSLGLSVFGLCGLFIAWGWRLIRNHAVPRWWLRLLAGLFAVLFAATTLAAIPPPSDWPLRSGLGGFSGALILGHAYQASNLMPTMLAVASGALALFLGLFSLAVSLGEWRALWQGPTRLAGKLRALLRRQRDSAAEETESEPVRTRKKQPTQKRTAKTKEAAEAPAPPEPAAEKPAETEEGDLIAPRAPRPAQSKKAQKDVQGSLALGPSGYEAPPLTLLTEAKANPDAQLNRDALEKNARLLETVLQDFGVRGEIVKVRPGPVVTRYELEPAPGTKTNRVITLADDIARSMSAVSVRVAVVPGSSTIGIELPNAKRETVYLRELLAAEAFEQSKGSLPLVLGKDIGGMPQVVDLARMPHLLIAGTTGSGKSVGINGMILSLLYRMPPERCRMIMVDPKMLELSIYDGIPHLLTPVVTEPKKAVVALKWVVREMENRYRSMSLLGVRNIDGYNARIEEARKSGQVLTRRVQTGFDPDTGQPIHEEEAFDLEPLPYIVVVVDEMADLMLVAGKEVEAAIQRLAQMARAAGIHLIMATQRPSVDVITGTIKANFPTRISFNVTSKIDSRTILGESGAEHLLGMGDMLYMAHGGRISRIHGPFVSDAEVEAVVAHLKAQGQPAFVEGVTEESGDEPGFPGLPGGDDGSGGGSGDELYDRALAVVAQHRKASTSFIQRQLQIGYNRAARLIEQMEAEGVVGPANHVGRREVLLPDHGDQG, encoded by the coding sequence ATGGCCGCTTCACGCAGCACAAGTACAGCAAAACGTACACGCCTGCTGCCTTCGGGCACGGGGGGATTCCTACGCCTGCGCCTGATCGAACTTGCTGGACTGGGCATCATTCTTGCGGGCCTGGTCCTGGCCGCCATCTGTTTCAGCTATGATCCGCAGGATCCCTCACTGAACCGCGCTGCGCGCGACCAGGTCAACAATCTGCTTGGACTGCCCGGTGCCTACCTGGCGGACATTCTGATGCAGAGCCTGGGGCTGTCGGTGTTCGGTCTCTGCGGGCTTTTCATCGCCTGGGGGTGGCGACTGATCCGGAACCACGCCGTACCCCGCTGGTGGCTGCGGCTCCTGGCCGGTCTGTTTGCGGTCCTTTTTGCCGCGACAACCCTGGCAGCAATACCGCCGCCCTCGGATTGGCCCCTGCGCAGCGGCCTGGGCGGCTTCTCGGGTGCCCTCATCCTTGGCCATGCCTATCAAGCCAGCAATCTAATGCCGACCATGCTGGCCGTGGCATCCGGTGCACTGGCCCTTTTCCTGGGCCTCTTCAGCCTGGCTGTCAGTCTGGGGGAATGGAGGGCGCTCTGGCAGGGCCCCACGCGCCTGGCCGGTAAGCTGCGCGCACTGTTACGCCGCCAGCGGGACAGTGCTGCCGAAGAGACCGAATCCGAACCTGTACGCACACGGAAGAAGCAACCAACCCAGAAGCGCACGGCCAAGACGAAGGAAGCCGCGGAAGCGCCCGCACCGCCGGAGCCAGCGGCTGAGAAGCCTGCTGAAACCGAGGAAGGCGACCTGATTGCCCCGCGTGCGCCCCGACCGGCGCAAAGCAAGAAGGCACAGAAAGATGTCCAGGGTTCCCTGGCCCTGGGGCCCAGCGGCTATGAGGCACCTCCCCTCACCCTTCTGACCGAAGCCAAGGCCAATCCCGACGCACAGCTGAACCGGGATGCCCTGGAAAAGAACGCACGGCTGCTGGAAACGGTCCTGCAGGACTTCGGTGTACGTGGCGAAATCGTGAAAGTACGCCCCGGGCCTGTAGTGACCCGTTACGAACTGGAACCGGCGCCGGGCACCAAGACGAACCGTGTGATCACGCTGGCCGACGACATTGCTCGCTCCATGTCGGCCGTTTCCGTGCGCGTAGCCGTGGTCCCGGGTTCCAGCACCATCGGGATCGAGCTGCCCAATGCCAAGCGCGAAACGGTCTACCTGCGCGAGCTGCTGGCGGCCGAAGCCTTCGAACAGTCGAAAGGCAGCCTGCCGCTGGTTCTCGGCAAGGATATCGGCGGCATGCCGCAGGTGGTCGACCTGGCCCGTATGCCGCACCTTCTGATTGCCGGAACCACGGGCTCGGGCAAGTCGGTGGGCATCAACGGCATGATCCTCTCGCTGCTCTACCGCATGCCGCCGGAACGCTGCCGCATGATCATGGTCGACCCCAAGATGCTGGAACTCAGCATCTATGACGGCATTCCGCACCTGCTGACCCCGGTTGTCACGGAACCCAAGAAAGCGGTGGTCGCATTGAAATGGGTGGTTCGCGAGATGGAGAACCGCTATCGCTCCATGTCGCTGCTGGGGGTGCGCAATATCGATGGCTACAATGCGCGCATCGAGGAGGCGCGCAAATCGGGCCAGGTGCTGACCCGCCGCGTCCAGACCGGATTCGACCCGGATACCGGCCAGCCGATCCACGAGGAAGAGGCCTTCGATCTGGAACCCCTGCCCTATATCGTCGTCGTTGTCGACGAGATGGCGGACCTGATGCTGGTCGCGGGCAAGGAGGTCGAGGCCGCCATCCAGCGCCTGGCCCAGATGGCCCGTGCGGCCGGCATTCACCTGATCATGGCCACACAGCGCCCCTCGGTGGATGTCATCACCGGCACCATCAAGGCCAACTTCCCGACCCGCATCTCCTTCAACGTCACTTCCAAGATCGACAGCCGGACGATCCTGGGCGAATCGGGCGCGGAACACCTTCTGGGCATGGGCGACATGCTCTACATGGCCCATGGCGGGCGCATCTCGCGCATTCACGGTCCCTTTGTCAGCGATGCCGAGGTCGAGGCTGTGGTTGCCCATCTGAAGGCTCAGGGACAGCCCGCCTTTGTCGAGGGCGTGACCGAGGAAAGCGGCGACGAACCGGGGTTCCCCGGCCTGCCGGGGGGAGACGACGGCTCCGGCGGCGGATCCGGCGACGAACTCTACGATCGCGCCCTGGCCGTTGTGGCCCAGCACCGCAAGGCCTCGACCTCCTTCATCCAGCGCCAGCTGCAAATCGGTTACAACCGTGCGGCCCGCCTGATCGAACAGATGGAGGCCGAGGGCGTGGTCGGCCCGGCCAATCACGTGGGACGCCGCGAGGTGCTGTTGCCCGACCACGGAGATCAAGGATAG